The genome window GAGCTCGCGCTTTCCTGCAATTGCGGCGGAAGACTGGTGTGGTTGACATTGATGCCAAATCCCACTACGATGGCGCCGCCATTGCTGGAGTTCATCTCGGTCAAAATGCCTCCGGCTTTTTTCGCCGGAGCACTCTTTGCCTGTGCTTTCTCCCGGACCAGCAAATCATTGGGCCAGCGCACATCGCAATTCACTCCTGCAACCTGGGATATGGCCTCGGCAGCAGCGATGCCCGCTGCCAACGTGATGCCCAGCACTTCATCCGGCGGCAGATTGGGGCGCAGCAACGCGGAAAGATAAAGTCCGACTCCAGGAGCCGAATGCCAGATGTGCCCGCCGCGTCCGCGCCCGGCGGTTTGCTCGTCGGCGAGGTAGATTGTGCCTTCCGGCAAGTTCGCGCCGGCAGCATCTTTTAACGCTGCATCGGCCAGCAACGCGGAGTTGGTGGAATCAATCGAGCGAAAGCGGTATACGCGCCCGGTGAAGATGGTGCCTTCCAGCAGTCTTCCCAGGGCCGCATCCATCGCAGCGCATTCGCGATTAAAAACTGCCACTACAACAGCATAAATGAAGCCGGAAGATGTAGCACAATGCGAGAGAGCCCCCATCAAAGACAATTCCACCACGGGCACAGAGAAACCAGAGTTATCCGCGCGGCGGTTGCCGGCTTTATTTCGCCGTCGGCGCCAACGGTCTCACCGCTTCCACGATGAGGGTGATCTTCACATCATCGCCCACCATGGGTCCGGCTTCGATCATCTTGTTAAACGTGAGGTGGTAATCCTGGCGGTTGATCTGAATACTGGCTTCAGCGCCCAAGTGCTCTGAATTGCCCAGGCGAACTTTTCCGTTAATGGTAAAAGGCAATTCGATCTCTTTAGAAACATCTTTGATGGTCAACGTTCCTACGGCGACCAAGCCGTTGGGCGTTTTCTTGACCTGCTTGCTCTCAAAGGTGATGGTGGGGTACTTGGCGGTATCGAGGAAGTTGGGACCGCGCAGGTCGTCATCACGGTGGCTGTTATCGGTGTTGATGCTGACCGCCTGAATGGTGACCTTGACCGAAGACTTGGTCACATCCTTGTCATCGTAGACGATGGTACCGTCAAAATCGGTGAAGCGGCCGGGTACGGAGCTGATGACCAGATGCTTTACCGAAAAGCCGACTGTGCTGTGGACTTTATCAATCTTGTATTCATCGGCGGCAAACGCCAAGGTGGAGAGCAACAGTGCTGCCGTCAAAACCAGCGCAGATTTCCGTATGTTCATGGATTTATCCTTATGTTCTTGAAATTGGCCAGACAGACATTTTAGACGCTGCAGGGCTGCTTCGGTTGCAAAGCATTTTAGCTCAGGGGCATGAAAGTTTCACAAAAATGCTCCCCGCAGGCTTACAACTATTACTGCCTGCGGGGAGCGCAGGGGAGAGCTTCGTCGATCTGATATCACGGCGTAGACGGCTCTGGGGAAGGCTGCTTAGATTGCGATGTCAGCGCTGTTGCAGCCGGCCCTGCCAGTTGTTTTACCTGGTCCATGAGCTTGTTGATTCCTTTGTCGAAGTTCTTATCGCGGTTGCCTTTGCGCAGCGCCGGATCGAGGTGCTCAGCCAATGCCCAAAGCACCACGCGGGTCTTGGGATCATAAATTGTCAGTTCGAACCTGGGTACTCCCTCGCGTTCACCCAGGTAAATATCACCGGCATGGATCTCAAAAATCAGGTCCGCATCGGCGGGAGCAGACACCAGCTCATAGTGTCCCCAATCTTTCATGTCGGCATAGAACTCGTCATAAAAGCGGTTGGGGCCTCCACTGAACAAAAATTTGGCGTACCAATCCTCCAGCTCTCCGCCGGCGTTGGAGATAAACACCCTTTTCGCCGCCTGGATTTGCACGGGCAGTGGGGCCGGTTTCACCATAATGCTCGGAGTTGGTGGCGGCGTTGGCGTCGAAGTTGAGTCCTCCGCTTGAGCTGCCGCAGGCAACGCTGAGATGCACAGCAATGCCATCATGCAGATCAGGCCGAATATCTTTGGTGGAATAGCGCGGAACATATTTTTTTCCTCTTCTTTGTTTTCTTTACATCTTCTCTCTGCTTACGGCTTACCTGTTGCTGCATTGTTCGACGGGATCTTGGGTACAGTTATTTTGGCATTCACGGTTCCGATGGCCCCGGTGTTGTTGTCGCGCGCCAGCAGCTTGAGCTGGTAGCTTCCTGCGGGCAGTTCAAGGCTCTGCGTGCAGGGAAACCCGTTTTGGGAAACCC of Terriglobales bacterium contains these proteins:
- a CDS encoding biotin--[acetyl-CoA-carboxylase] ligase; this translates as MAVFNRECAAMDAALGRLLEGTIFTGRVYRFRSIDSTNSALLADAALKDAAGANLPEGTIYLADEQTAGRGRGGHIWHSAPGVGLYLSALLRPNLPPDEVLGITLAAGIAAAEAISQVAGVNCDVRWPNDLLVREKAQAKSAPAKKAGGILTEMNSSNGGAIVVGFGINVNHTSLPPQLQESASSLFLARGTRIDAAGLTVALLQFFDREYRQLAQEGLRALLPRFEQHSSYVRGKHVVVGEAGGYEGITDGLDERGFLCVKTAEGIRTVLSGSVRAVSG
- a CDS encoding YceI family protein, with protein sequence MNIRKSALVLTAALLLSTLAFAADEYKIDKVHSTVGFSVKHLVISSVPGRFTDFDGTIVYDDKDVTKSSVKVTIQAVSINTDNSHRDDDLRGPNFLDTAKYPTITFESKQVKKTPNGLVAVGTLTIKDVSKEIELPFTINGKVRLGNSEHLGAEASIQINRQDYHLTFNKMIEAGPMVGDDVKITLIVEAVRPLAPTAK